Sequence from the Paenibacillus riograndensis SBR5 genome:
ACATCAGCGGGAGCTGTTTCGTATGGTCAGGACCGGTCTGTGAGACAATAGCCGCGTATTTGAGCGGAATCCGCAGGGTTTCGTAAGGCAGGCCCAGCCGTTCCAGCGCTGCGGTAATCCCCTGCAGGTCCCGCTTTTCCGAGGAAGCGTACCCGCCTCCCTTAGCTACATAACCGACAGCCGCAGGATAATCCAGCTTCAGCTCCCGTGACAAGGTGTGGATTGAGGCGAACACCCCGACTGAGGTGAAGGAGACCGCAGATACAATGGTGACCATAAAAAACATCCGCCCATTGTCCTTCCAGCGGTACGACAGTCCCGCGAATGTCAGGATGTGCGTATGCTTCCAGTAGAAGCGGCGGAGCTTCCGCAGCATCCCCACAATATACAGGCTGAGCTGTGTGTAAAAAAGATAAGTGCCGCAGATAGTTATCAGCACCACCGGGAACATCATGATCTCTATGGTAGCGGCTGTTGTTACAGCAGCTAGACCATAGCCGGCCAGCAGCAGCAGACCCGCTAATAGCGCAAGTCCGCCCGATACCTCCGGCTCTGCTTCCCCTCTGCCCCCGCCCCGGAACAAGCCGCGTGGCGATTCATTGCCGATGAAGGCAAAGGTCAGCAGGGAGATCAGCATGAACAGCAGGACAAAGCTGCAGATCGTCAGCACCGGCGCCTGCCAGGACAGGTGGAATTCCAGAGGTTCGATGCCCAGAAAGCCGGACCCGATCATCAGGAACAGCTTGCCCAGCAGCAGCCCCAGCAGCGTGCCGGTGAGGATGGCTGAACCGCCGATCATCATATTTTCCAGAAAAACCATCAGCTTCAGCTGCCGCTTGGTCATGCCGTGCATCAGCAGAATGCCGAATTCCAGCTTGCGCGATTGCAGGAAGGAGCCAACCGACACAAGGACGAACAGGGAGCAAAAGACATAAATGATCCCCTCGGCCGCCATCATCGTATCCGCTGCAGTTCCGAGAATCATATCCCGCGAAATTGCCGGATGGTAGATAAACAGCGCACAGAGAAAAAAGACCATGACCGAAAAAGCGCTGC
This genomic interval carries:
- a CDS encoding ABC transporter permease — its product is MTFRQFAYRNVARNKRKYAAYFVSSAFSVMVFFLCALFIYHPAISRDMILGTAADTMMAAEGIIYVFCSLFVLVSVGSFLQSRKLEFGILLMHGMTKRQLKLMVFLENMMIGGSAILTGTLLGLLLGKLFLMIGSGFLGIEPLEFHLSWQAPVLTICSFVLLFMLISLLTFAFIGNESPRGLFRGGGRGEAEPEVSGGLALLAGLLLLAGYGLAAVTTAATIEIMMFPVVLITICGTYLFYTQLSLYIVGMLRKLRRFYWKHTHILTFAGLSYRWKDNGRMFFMVTIVSAVSFTSVGVFASIHTLSRELKLDYPAAVGYVAKGGGYASSEKRDLQGITAALERLGLPYETLRIPLKYAAIVSQTGPDHTKQLPLMSYSNYKLALRHAGFSSDEPPLAGNQGLVMIGSQRDRSLTAARFKATYTLKQGTRIQEIGYTQHVPIAEYLLPELDGRGGGDFSGLVVSDSLYSGIVPVHQDWYTGFYMEDFPRTAGIAPELAATGKVPYEAKSSYAVVISGTLFEIQRTLYSTMLFASLLVGTVFFIAAGSFLYFRLYVDLDHDRLQYSTLSKMGLTDRELDRIATLQLALMFFVPVLLAVLHSLFAFIALQRMFYLSIAAETGAVLTGYLAAQTLYFFFIRSRYLRNLKKNLI